One part of the Marinobacterium rhizophilum genome encodes these proteins:
- the glpE gene encoding thiosulfate sulfurtransferase GlpE, which translates to MDEFKCISGQEALALIEQGATVADIRDPDSFAQNHITNAVHLNNENLQDFIRDSDMDKPLIVCCYHGFSSQNAAGQLAHVGFDAVYSLNGGFEAWQAEHPDKCSR; encoded by the coding sequence ATGGATGAATTCAAATGCATCTCGGGACAGGAAGCCCTGGCCCTGATCGAACAGGGCGCCACCGTCGCCGATATCCGCGATCCGGACAGCTTTGCCCAGAACCACATCACCAACGCGGTACACCTCAATAACGAGAATTTGCAGGACTTCATCCGTGACAGCGACATGGACAAGCCGCTGATCGTCTGCTGCTACCACGGTTTCAGCAGCCAGAATGCCGCCGGCCAGCTGGCCCACGTGGGGTTCGACGCGGTTTACAGTCTCAATGGCGGCTTTGAGGCCTGGCAGGCGGAACATCCGGACAAGTGCAGCCGCTGA
- the apaG gene encoding Co2+/Mg2+ efflux protein ApaG, with product MEPSKLGDNVQIDVKTNYLSEQSDPDSKRFVFSYNITITNHGAHSIQLLSRRWLITDGNEHVQEVAGEGVVGEQPLIEPGASYSYTSGTVLATHVGSMQGHYHMRSNDGHEFDAPIVPFTLAQPNALH from the coding sequence ATGGAACCGAGTAAATTGGGTGATAACGTCCAGATCGACGTCAAGACAAACTACCTCAGCGAGCAATCGGATCCCGACAGCAAGCGCTTTGTCTTTTCCTACAACATCACCATCACCAATCACGGCGCGCACAGCATTCAGTTGCTGAGCCGCCGCTGGCTGATTACCGACGGTAACGAACATGTGCAAGAAGTGGCCGGTGAAGGCGTTGTCGGCGAGCAGCCGCTGATCGAACCCGGTGCCAGCTACAGCTACACCAGCGGCACGGTGCTGGCGACCCACGTCGGCAGCATGCAGGGGCACTACCACATGCGCAGCAATGACGGCCACGAGTTCGACGCCCCCATTGTTCCCTTTACCCTCGCGCAGCCCAACGCGCTGCACTGA
- a CDS encoding symmetrical bis(5'-nucleosyl)-tetraphosphatase: protein MATYAIGDIQGCFDQLQSLLECVGFGDSDQLWLAGDLVNRGPKSLETLRFVRSLGSRARVVLGNHDLHLLAIHYGITQPRRSDTLGPILEAPDRDELMQWLMQQPLLVHDAQLDYVMVHAGIPPDWSLKQARNRAREVETVLQGPDAKTFFQHMYGNTPDRWSKELEGWDRLRVITNYLTRMRFCDDRGRLDFAAKGGLETQPSGFLPWYSHPRRASEARIIFGHWAALEGGLQHPKLFSLDTGCVWGNRLTAMRLEDQRYYACDCSANRRPKSGTAKTKVLSNG, encoded by the coding sequence GTGGCCACCTACGCAATCGGCGACATCCAGGGCTGCTTCGATCAGCTGCAGAGCCTGCTCGAATGCGTAGGCTTTGGCGACAGCGACCAGCTCTGGCTGGCCGGCGACCTGGTCAACCGTGGCCCCAAATCCCTGGAAACGCTGCGCTTTGTGCGCAGCCTGGGGAGCCGCGCCCGGGTGGTACTGGGCAACCACGACCTGCACCTGCTGGCCATTCACTACGGCATTACCCAGCCCAGGCGCAGTGACACCCTGGGACCGATCCTCGAGGCACCTGATCGCGACGAACTGATGCAGTGGCTGATGCAGCAGCCACTGCTGGTGCACGATGCACAGCTCGATTACGTGATGGTGCATGCGGGCATCCCCCCGGACTGGTCACTCAAGCAAGCCAGAAACCGCGCCCGGGAAGTGGAAACCGTACTGCAAGGCCCCGATGCCAAAACCTTTTTCCAGCACATGTACGGCAATACGCCGGATCGCTGGAGCAAGGAGCTGGAGGGCTGGGATCGCCTGCGCGTCATCACCAATTACCTGACCCGCATGCGCTTTTGCGATGACCGGGGTCGGCTCGATTTTGCCGCCAAGGGTGGCCTCGAGACCCAGCCCAGCGGCTTTCTGCCCTGGTACAGCCATCCGCGCCGGGCAAGCGAGGCGCGCATTATCTTCGGCCACTGGGCCGCGCTCGAAGGCGGCCTGCAGCACCCCAAGCTGTTCTCGCTGGACACCGGCTGCGTCTGGGGCAACCGCCTCACCGCCATGCGGCTTGAAGATCAGCGCTATTACGCCTGCGATTGCAGCGCTAACCGCAGGCCCAAATCCGGCACTGCCAAGACAAAGGTACTCTCCAATGGATGA